The Deltaproteobacteria bacterium genome window below encodes:
- a CDS encoding IgGFc-binding protein: protein MRGSTRLGRRAARVHAVVACACCCACTPEPGFGPPPIDSLGAATGGSGSSTGASIDPAPDPCAVAVPGDGADTTAGASDGDGGFKFDVGGPDGNIGFGLSCDDVEHAPSNLGCRFWAVDLPNDERGTPMSPPAADQPFAVVIANVSALEDAHVEIFLGDDTEVLASATVAPTETTTLALGSHNIPAGSSSAGLAALRIESDVPIAAYQFNPAGNVLEVYSNDASLLLPEQALGTDYVATTADGVLLGMSATDPAPVNAGAFVTVVAIVDDTEIEIDASAALVGNLVSPLVLDRGQVATIVSDVGTGGGGNLSGTTVHASAPVAVFAGNVATAIPAEIDGCCADHLEHQLLPATAWGSRYAVAPPPHPEGSGDAPAVYRFAAGERGSTLSYCPARPDGAPDELAPGETFAFTTAVPFTVFADDRDDAFEITRFTLSNSALGDGGAGDPAMVIVTPLGQHEPRSLFVVPEGYAANFITVVVPGEGAVRLDGEPIEAASFAALGIVDGVQHRYAQLPLSAGAHTLEAEAPADVTVYGIDEAVGYAFAGGSGVRILSVPPAAG from the coding sequence GTGCGTGGTTCGACTCGGCTCGGCCGTCGGGCGGCGCGCGTGCACGCGGTGGTCGCCTGTGCATGCTGCTGCGCATGCACGCCGGAGCCCGGCTTCGGACCGCCGCCGATCGACAGCCTCGGTGCAGCGACCGGCGGCAGCGGCTCGAGCACGGGCGCGAGCATCGACCCCGCGCCCGATCCATGCGCGGTCGCCGTGCCCGGCGATGGCGCGGACACGACCGCGGGCGCGTCCGACGGCGATGGCGGCTTCAAGTTCGACGTCGGCGGCCCCGACGGCAACATCGGCTTCGGACTGTCGTGCGACGACGTCGAGCACGCGCCGTCGAACCTGGGCTGTCGCTTCTGGGCGGTGGATCTCCCCAACGACGAGCGCGGCACCCCGATGTCGCCGCCAGCGGCCGATCAGCCCTTCGCGGTCGTGATCGCCAACGTCTCTGCGCTCGAGGACGCCCACGTCGAGATCTTCCTCGGCGACGACACCGAGGTGCTCGCGAGCGCCACCGTCGCACCGACCGAGACCACCACGCTCGCGCTCGGCAGCCACAACATCCCCGCGGGTAGCTCGAGCGCGGGGCTCGCGGCGCTGCGCATCGAGAGCGACGTGCCGATCGCCGCCTATCAGTTCAACCCCGCCGGCAACGTGCTCGAGGTGTACTCGAACGACGCGTCGCTGCTGCTGCCGGAGCAGGCGCTCGGCACCGACTACGTCGCGACCACGGCCGACGGCGTGCTGCTGGGGATGAGTGCCACCGATCCCGCGCCGGTCAATGCAGGCGCGTTCGTCACGGTGGTCGCGATCGTCGACGACACCGAGATCGAGATCGACGCCAGTGCGGCTTTGGTCGGCAACCTGGTCTCACCGCTGGTGCTCGACCGCGGCCAGGTCGCGACCATCGTGTCCGACGTGGGCACCGGCGGTGGCGGCAACCTCTCCGGCACGACCGTGCACGCCAGCGCACCGGTGGCGGTGTTCGCCGGCAACGTCGCGACCGCGATCCCGGCCGAGATCGACGGCTGCTGCGCCGACCACCTCGAGCACCAGCTGCTCCCCGCGACCGCGTGGGGCAGCCGCTACGCGGTCGCACCACCGCCGCACCCCGAGGGTTCTGGCGACGCGCCGGCGGTCTACCGCTTCGCGGCGGGCGAGCGCGGCAGCACGCTGTCGTACTGCCCCGCGCGCCCCGACGGTGCGCCCGACGAGCTCGCGCCCGGTGAGACCTTCGCGTTCACCACCGCCGTGCCCTTCACGGTGTTCGCCGACGATCGCGACGACGCCTTCGAGATCACGCGCTTCACCCTCAGCAACAGCGCGCTCGGGGACGGCGGTGCCGGCGACCCTGCGATGGTGATCGTGACGCCGCTCGGGCAACACGAGCCGCGCTCGCTGTTCGTGGTGCCCGAGGGCTACGCGGCCAACTTCATCACCGTCGTGGTGCCGGGCGAGGGCGCGGTGCGCCTCGACGGCGAGCCCATCGAGGCCGCGTCGTTCGCCGCGCTCGGCATCGTCGATGGCGTGCAGCATCGCTACGCGCAGCTGCCGTTGTCCGCGGGCGCCCACACCCTCGAGGCCGAGGCCCCCGCCGACGTGACGGTGTACGGCATCGACGAGGCGGTGGGCTACGCGTTCGCGGGCGGCTCGGGGGTTCGGATCCTCTCGGTGCCGCCGGCGGCTGGCTGA
- a CDS encoding sigma-70 family RNA polymerase sigma factor produces MASDGELLEAWRAGDRGAGSELFDRHFEAVRRFFASKIDDDHEELVQQTFVACVGAKDRVDPSQGFRGYLFAVARSKLIDRLRVRQRRGAALDPEVDSVAAAGLSPSAALGRTREHELLLQALRRIPLDLQIALELYYFEGLHAPELAAALAIPLGTVRSRLRRGLEQVRLQLDHLASTPELRRSTSMQLDEWAEQVQAMFADER; encoded by the coding sequence GTGGCGAGTGACGGCGAGCTGCTCGAGGCCTGGCGCGCCGGCGATCGCGGCGCCGGCAGCGAACTCTTCGATCGCCACTTCGAGGCCGTGCGCCGCTTCTTCGCCAGCAAGATCGACGACGATCACGAGGAGCTGGTCCAGCAGACCTTCGTCGCCTGCGTCGGCGCCAAGGACCGAGTGGACCCGTCGCAGGGATTCCGCGGCTATCTCTTCGCGGTCGCGCGCAGCAAGCTGATCGATCGGCTGCGCGTGCGCCAGCGCCGGGGCGCAGCCCTCGATCCGGAGGTCGATTCGGTGGCCGCCGCCGGGCTCAGCCCCAGCGCGGCCCTGGGCCGCACGCGCGAGCACGAGCTCCTCCTGCAGGCGCTACGGCGGATCCCCCTCGATCTGCAGATCGCCCTCGAGCTGTACTACTTCGAGGGGTTGCACGCGCCCGAACTCGCCGCCGCCCTCGCGATCCCCCTCGGCACCGTGCGCAGCCGCTTGCGTCGGGGGCTGGAGCAGGTGCGCCTGCAGCTGGACCACCTCGCGAGCACGCCCGAGCTGCGCCGCTCGACCTCGATGCAGCTCGACGAGTGGGCCGAGCAGGTCCAGGCGATGTTCGCCGACGAGCGCTGA
- a CDS encoding class I SAM-dependent rRNA methyltransferase — MPRRPHAPHRGEPTLVLRKPLRRAVAAGHPWLFRDALQAFEAAPGELVTVVDARGEFVARGWAEEGPIAVRVLTPSDEPVDDALLRRRIDDALALRQQVVPPDTDAYRLLHGEGDRLPGFVCDRYGAVASVQLDGAAARRQGERVLALLRPALERVGVHACIVREGRRGERTTTLAWGEAPPSPMRVRECGMALAVDLFAGQKTGLFLDHRQARARVRSLAQGLRVLDLYAYVGGFSAAAGLGGAAAVDTVDVAPAAIALSAQTWSANDLPPERRSGHARDVPEFLAEARAARRRWQLVVADPPSFAPRESSKEVALTAYAQLFAASMGVLEPGGLLLAASCSSHVRMSDFEATLVAAASKARRVVQVLERWGAPADHPRLLAFPEGDYLKVVLARVFVDAR, encoded by the coding sequence ATGCCCCGACGACCCCACGCGCCCCACCGCGGCGAGCCCACGCTGGTGCTGCGCAAGCCGCTGCGGCGCGCGGTGGCAGCCGGGCATCCGTGGCTGTTCCGCGACGCGCTGCAGGCGTTCGAGGCCGCGCCGGGCGAGCTGGTCACGGTCGTCGACGCTCGCGGTGAGTTCGTCGCACGGGGCTGGGCCGAAGAAGGTCCGATCGCAGTCCGTGTGCTGACGCCCAGCGACGAGCCGGTCGACGACGCGCTGCTGCGGCGCCGCATCGACGACGCCTTGGCGCTGCGGCAGCAGGTGGTCCCGCCCGACACCGATGCGTATCGCCTGCTGCACGGCGAGGGCGATCGCTTGCCGGGCTTCGTGTGTGATCGCTACGGTGCGGTCGCCAGCGTGCAGCTCGACGGCGCCGCGGCGCGCCGTCAGGGCGAGCGGGTGCTGGCGCTGCTGCGGCCCGCGCTCGAGCGGGTGGGCGTGCACGCCTGCATCGTGCGCGAGGGTCGACGCGGCGAGCGAACCACGACGCTGGCGTGGGGCGAGGCACCGCCGTCGCCGATGCGCGTACGCGAGTGCGGCATGGCGCTCGCGGTCGATCTGTTTGCAGGTCAGAAGACCGGCCTGTTCCTCGATCACCGACAGGCGCGCGCCCGCGTGCGCAGCCTTGCGCAGGGCCTACGGGTGCTCGATCTCTACGCCTACGTCGGTGGCTTCTCGGCCGCGGCGGGGCTGGGCGGTGCGGCGGCGGTCGACACCGTCGACGTCGCGCCGGCCGCGATCGCACTGTCGGCGCAGACCTGGTCGGCCAATGATCTGCCGCCCGAGCGCCGCAGCGGGCACGCCCGCGACGTGCCCGAGTTCCTCGCCGAGGCCCGTGCCGCGCGGCGCCGCTGGCAGCTGGTGGTCGCCGACCCGCCGAGCTTCGCGCCACGCGAGTCGAGCAAGGAGGTCGCGCTCACGGCCTACGCCCAGCTGTTCGCCGCGTCGATGGGCGTGCTCGAGCCGGGGGGACTCTTGCTCGCGGCGTCGTGCTCGAGCCACGTGCGCATGTCCGACTTCGAGGCGACCCTCGTCGCGGCGGCGTCGAAGGCTCGGCGCGTGGTGCAGGTGCTCGAGCGCTGGGGCGCGCCGGCCGATCATCCGCGGCTGCTGGCGTTCCCCGAGGGCGACTACCTCAAGGTCGTGCTCGCGCGCGTGTTCGTCGACGCGCGTTAG
- a CDS encoding PilZ domain-containing protein, whose product MTSFDRRQQPRIDWAGDAVAAWSGHELRLRALDLSIGGVAVETNWQAQLGERLGLVLHLDGEPLGTWAEVAWTAGNDERWTWGLRFVELEPQSQQRLASFVDRCLAVDMLDALYEAAQQRDRPVPDLSRLGAVAQFGELDDVPTQIFGPELAAQAAATFPLEPQPPDRSDATAEMDMGATLVDAKEPHGDTVRVHMDEIFAAARAAGVTSDALANAAVEFPTHAHAPFDPAQGGELEDPYQHYVQDDRANRVEADAWPRFPVHLEPLEVESIAREPCGAPLTIGAFTLAGAAALPVDAIAEDPFLARAVSKPAVEVMAPQAVVPPRRPTPAPAHLMSAPVFGGPAAGIDPDEGVSDAPFVAAVATVDAVPNLPMPPDDDALELDAGAFDPTALLGPASVGVPVAAPRGPDEIAAPVAPAAGPGTIAASLPIEPPPPPGESLLDMKRRRVEELLKSVKRRPVNTASDADADANASKRDTGKRRVLRTLPVADADTGLKRLYDDALRDVNRDE is encoded by the coding sequence ATGACGAGCTTCGACCGTCGACAACAGCCGCGGATCGACTGGGCCGGTGACGCGGTCGCAGCATGGTCGGGTCACGAGCTGCGGCTGCGCGCGCTCGACCTCAGCATCGGCGGCGTCGCGGTCGAGACGAACTGGCAGGCGCAGCTCGGCGAGCGGCTGGGCCTGGTGCTCCACCTCGATGGCGAGCCGCTCGGAACCTGGGCCGAGGTCGCGTGGACGGCGGGCAACGACGAGCGCTGGACCTGGGGCCTGCGCTTCGTCGAGCTCGAGCCCCAGTCGCAGCAGCGCCTGGCATCCTTCGTCGATCGCTGCCTCGCGGTCGACATGCTCGACGCGCTCTACGAGGCGGCGCAGCAGCGCGATCGTCCCGTGCCCGACCTGTCGCGACTCGGCGCCGTCGCACAGTTCGGCGAGCTCGACGACGTGCCGACGCAGATCTTCGGCCCCGAGCTCGCGGCCCAGGCCGCGGCCACGTTCCCGCTCGAGCCGCAGCCGCCCGATCGCAGCGACGCGACCGCCGAGATGGACATGGGCGCCACGCTGGTCGACGCCAAGGAGCCCCACGGCGACACCGTGCGCGTGCACATGGACGAGATCTTCGCGGCGGCACGGGCCGCCGGGGTCACCAGCGACGCGCTCGCGAACGCGGCCGTCGAGTTCCCCACCCACGCCCACGCGCCCTTCGACCCGGCGCAGGGCGGCGAGCTCGAGGACCCCTACCAACACTACGTGCAGGACGATCGCGCCAATCGGGTCGAGGCCGATGCGTGGCCGCGCTTCCCGGTGCACCTCGAGCCGCTCGAGGTGGAGTCGATCGCGCGCGAGCCCTGTGGTGCCCCACTGACGATCGGCGCGTTCACGTTGGCGGGCGCCGCCGCGCTGCCCGTCGACGCGATCGCCGAGGACCCGTTCCTCGCCCGCGCGGTGTCCAAGCCTGCGGTCGAGGTCATGGCGCCGCAGGCGGTCGTGCCACCGCGTCGACCGACGCCGGCGCCCGCCCACCTGATGTCGGCGCCGGTGTTCGGCGGACCCGCAGCGGGCATCGATCCCGACGAGGGCGTCTCCGACGCGCCGTTCGTCGCGGCGGTGGCGACGGTCGATGCGGTGCCCAATCTGCCGATGCCGCCCGACGACGACGCGCTCGAGCTCGACGCCGGCGCCTTCGATCCGACCGCGCTGCTGGGCCCTGCGAGCGTCGGTGTCCCCGTGGCCGCGCCGCGCGGGCCCGACGAGATCGCCGCGCCCGTGGCCCCCGCCGCCGGACCGGGAACCATCGCCGCGTCGCTGCCGATCGAGCCACCGCCACCGCCGGGCGAGTCGTTGCTCGACATGAAGCGTCGACGCGTCGAAGAGCTGCTCAAGTCGGTGAAGCGGCGCCCGGTCAACACGGCGTCCGACGCCGACGCCGACGCCAACGCGAGCAAGCGCGACACTGGCAAGCGCCGTGTGCTGCGGACGTTGCCGGTCGCCGACGCCGACACCGGCCTCAAGCGGCTCTACGACGACGCGCTGCGCGACGTCAACCGCGACGAGTAG
- a CDS encoding serine/threonine protein kinase, producing MLERVLAEAATRETTAGATPAVVCDALEGALMRSRIRGTLFGDPVQPPTFGHYVVERPLGRGGMATVFVARDVRLRRRVALKLLTFDGAEDPHRRQRILDEARAAAAVAHDHIVRIFEVGHAIGSAGARRAFIAMELLDGCNLRTWVATRAPRTAEVVAAYAQAARGLAAAHRAGIVHGDFKADNAMIDGRGHVRVLDFGLARVMGRDTLPMLDVEGDTTPAETTPRGIAGTPAYMAPELFFGAPPDARSDQWALCASLYEALVGQLPFHAPSAWGQPPHSPDTLPRSVAAALARGLDTDPRRRHDDLDALARALTRPQGRHPWRIAGVGVLATALLVATRGDDPCARIGVDDLPWGPEDAAAIRTAMTAVSSELAADADAVLERLDRHATAWVDGARQRCEATPIDADLGQERCARSQRRRFAATVAALRDAGAREAAAARAWVLQWPDIGNCDDLDETVTRSPDDATAVDAIEAELDIARVELELGRTGVEPLMRLRDRAAAIGDGPLLATVEAELGRAATVVDDGSGAALLEHAHALAITHGLDALATRTALDLALFHATQTLELEQAERWLREADSRDHDDHRDHADPRFGIGFAIAFGRNDLSRAQGFAAAALADAERRCPDGCADTVAALLDLARIDWQRDEIDAALALTRRADGIARAGLGRWHPASGDVAYLMGRLLLEHGDVERGVAVLEDLLHVRSMTAASTSPTIVATRFALAQAWRAAGDPARAAAALDRVIDDARHIDLWSYEVLALGERASVAAAVGDLQGAARMAQIALEVAEAGYGSDHPDVAMLQKNLAVHLGRVGRHDAALLAAQRGWATWKRASPTASRQDVAYLQVLGSAFVGVDRIDDGIDTLRAGLEAGSRAPIGRSGVRAHRELADALRRRGRDDDAAMTLELGRARCRELPASQQVAATCDVLTDGEIDGPGVILRGRAP from the coding sequence ATGCTCGAGCGCGTGCTCGCCGAGGCGGCCACCCGCGAGACCACCGCCGGCGCGACGCCGGCGGTGGTGTGCGACGCGCTCGAGGGGGCGCTGATGCGCTCGCGCATCCGCGGGACGCTGTTCGGCGATCCGGTGCAGCCACCAACATTCGGCCACTACGTGGTCGAGCGGCCGCTCGGACGCGGTGGCATGGCCACCGTGTTCGTCGCGCGCGACGTCCGACTCCGACGTCGCGTGGCGCTCAAGCTGCTGACCTTCGACGGCGCCGAGGACCCCCACCGTCGACAGCGCATCCTCGACGAGGCTCGGGCCGCGGCCGCCGTCGCGCACGATCACATCGTGCGGATCTTCGAGGTCGGCCACGCGATCGGCAGCGCCGGCGCACGCCGGGCCTTCATCGCGATGGAGCTGCTGGACGGCTGCAACCTTCGCACGTGGGTCGCGACCCGAGCCCCACGCACCGCCGAGGTCGTGGCTGCCTACGCGCAGGCGGCCCGTGGGCTCGCGGCGGCCCACCGCGCAGGGATCGTGCACGGCGACTTCAAGGCCGACAACGCGATGATCGACGGGCGTGGTCACGTGCGCGTGCTCGACTTCGGGCTTGCGCGCGTGATGGGACGCGACACGCTGCCGATGCTCGATGTCGAGGGCGACACGACCCCGGCCGAGACCACGCCGCGGGGCATCGCCGGGACGCCGGCCTACATGGCCCCCGAGCTGTTCTTCGGCGCGCCGCCGGATGCCCGCAGCGATCAGTGGGCGTTGTGCGCGTCGCTGTACGAGGCGCTGGTGGGGCAGCTGCCGTTTCACGCGCCGTCGGCGTGGGGCCAGCCGCCCCACTCACCCGACACGCTGCCGCGTTCGGTCGCCGCCGCGCTCGCGCGGGGGCTCGACACCGACCCGCGCCGACGCCACGACGATCTCGACGCGCTCGCGCGCGCGCTCACCCGCCCACAGGGTCGACACCCCTGGCGAATCGCCGGCGTCGGCGTGCTCGCGACGGCGCTGCTCGTGGCCACCCGTGGCGACGATCCCTGTGCTCGCATCGGCGTCGACGATCTTCCATGGGGTCCCGAGGATGCCGCTGCGATCCGCACTGCGATGACTGCGGTGTCATCCGAGCTCGCGGCCGATGCCGACGCCGTGCTCGAACGGCTCGACCGGCACGCCACCGCGTGGGTCGACGGCGCGCGGCAACGGTGCGAGGCCACCCCGATCGACGCCGACCTCGGCCAGGAGCGCTGCGCGCGATCCCAGCGGCGGCGCTTCGCCGCCACTGTCGCGGCGCTGCGGGACGCCGGTGCCCGCGAGGCCGCGGCCGCGCGCGCGTGGGTGCTGCAGTGGCCTGACATCGGGAACTGCGACGACCTCGACGAGACGGTGACACGATCACCCGACGACGCCACCGCGGTCGACGCCATCGAAGCCGAACTCGACATCGCGCGCGTCGAGCTCGAGCTCGGGCGCACCGGCGTCGAGCCGCTGATGCGACTGCGCGACCGCGCGGCGGCCATCGGCGATGGCCCCCTGCTGGCCACCGTCGAGGCCGAGCTCGGCCGGGCCGCCACGGTCGTCGACGACGGCAGCGGTGCCGCGCTGCTCGAGCACGCCCACGCGCTGGCGATCACCCACGGACTCGACGCGCTGGCAACCCGCACCGCGCTGGATCTCGCGCTGTTCCACGCCACGCAGACCCTCGAGCTCGAGCAGGCCGAGCGATGGCTGCGCGAGGCCGACAGCCGCGATCACGACGACCACCGCGACCACGCCGACCCGCGATTCGGAATCGGCTTCGCGATCGCGTTCGGACGCAACGATCTCTCGCGCGCGCAGGGTTTCGCCGCCGCAGCGCTCGCCGACGCCGAGCGGCGCTGTCCGGACGGCTGCGCCGACACCGTCGCCGCGCTGCTCGACCTCGCCCGCATCGACTGGCAGCGCGACGAGATCGACGCCGCGCTGGCGCTCACGCGGCGCGCCGACGGTATCGCGCGCGCCGGGCTCGGACGCTGGCACCCCGCCAGCGGCGACGTGGCCTACCTCATGGGCCGCCTCCTGCTCGAGCACGGCGACGTCGAGCGCGGCGTCGCCGTGCTCGAGGATCTGCTGCACGTGCGCTCGATGACCGCGGCGTCGACCAGTCCGACGATCGTCGCGACGCGCTTCGCCCTCGCGCAGGCGTGGCGCGCCGCCGGCGATCCCGCCCGCGCGGCGGCGGCCCTCGACCGCGTCATCGACGACGCGCGGCACATCGACCTGTGGTCGTACGAAGTACTCGCGCTGGGTGAGCGGGCGTCGGTCGCCGCCGCCGTCGGCGATCTGCAGGGCGCCGCCCGCATGGCCCAGATCGCCCTCGAGGTCGCCGAGGCGGGCTACGGCAGCGACCACCCCGATGTCGCGATGCTGCAGAAGAACCTCGCGGTGCACCTGGGCCGCGTCGGACGCCACGACGCGGCCTTGCTGGCCGCGCAGCGCGGATGGGCCACCTGGAAGCGCGCCTCCCCCACCGCCAGCCGGCAGGATGTCGCCTACCTGCAGGTGCTCGGCAGCGCGTTCGTGGGCGTCGACCGCATCGACGACGGCATCGACACGTTGCGCGCAGGCCTCGAGGCGGGCAGCCGCGCGCCGATCGGACGCAGCGGCGTCCGTGCGCACCGCGAACTCGCCGACGCGCTGCGCCGACGCGGACGCGACGACGACGCGGCCATGACGCTCGAGCTCGGTCGCGCGCGTTGCCGCGAGCTGCCGGCGTCGCAACAGGTCGCGGCCACCTGCGACGTCCTGACCGACGGGGAAATCGACGGGCCAGGAGTGATCCTTCGCGGCCGGGCGCCGTAG
- a CDS encoding type IIA DNA topoisomerase subunit B, producing MASSDKHGKNGTGKKGGYDASSIQVLEGVDHVRKRPGMYIGGVNKEGLHHLVWEILDNAVDEVINGHATEITVTLDADHKGITVTDNGRGIPVDLHPTLKIPAIIAVYTKLGAGGKFDGESYKHSGGLHGVGAAVANALSEKLTATVWRDGGRWQAVFERGVPQGKLAKLGASRGSGTTVHLRPDATMFDKVQFDPAMLRDRLEAKSYLHKGLKIIFVDPKAQGPETFHHAQGIVEYLGKLVQVRGKPAVHPGLFSLERADDPKIELALAWTESTEDAIYSFVNGVPTPDGGTHEQGLRNALNKALRNYMTTHNLEPKGLTIALEDIREGMVAILSTYVLEPQFQSQTKNRLNNPEVTAQIETAIRPALELWLNENRSRAEGIVARVIASARARAASRAASQKVSRKTAGGVRLNLPGKLADCGSDDPRRSELFIVEGDSAGGSAKMGRDREHQAILPLRGKVLNAEQASLSKVLENEELGNVVKALGCGIGKEFELERLRYHKIILLMDADSDGHHIATLLLTFFYRYMPELIRRGHVFLAQPPLYRVDIGKDSHWVSDDAALAALLAQPKRGKPEIQRFKGLGEMMPQQLKDTTLDPRKRQLVRVGIRDELATDRTISELMGKDTQARYQFIMERAAEAEALDV from the coding sequence ATGGCCAGCAGCGACAAGCACGGCAAGAACGGCACCGGCAAGAAGGGTGGCTACGACGCCTCTTCGATCCAGGTGCTCGAGGGCGTCGATCACGTCCGCAAGCGCCCCGGCATGTACATCGGCGGCGTCAACAAGGAAGGCCTGCACCACCTGGTGTGGGAGATCCTCGACAACGCGGTCGACGAGGTCATCAACGGCCACGCCACCGAGATCACGGTGACGCTCGATGCCGATCACAAGGGCATCACCGTGACCGACAACGGTCGCGGTATCCCGGTGGATCTGCACCCGACGCTCAAGATCCCCGCGATCATCGCGGTCTACACCAAGCTGGGCGCGGGCGGGAAGTTCGACGGTGAGAGCTACAAGCACTCCGGCGGCCTGCACGGCGTCGGTGCGGCGGTCGCCAACGCGCTGTCGGAGAAGCTCACCGCCACGGTGTGGCGCGACGGTGGGCGCTGGCAGGCGGTGTTCGAGCGCGGCGTGCCGCAGGGCAAGCTCGCGAAGCTCGGCGCGTCGCGGGGCTCGGGCACGACCGTGCACCTGCGACCCGATGCGACGATGTTCGACAAGGTGCAGTTCGATCCCGCGATGCTGCGCGATCGACTCGAGGCCAAGAGCTACCTGCACAAGGGCCTCAAGATCATCTTCGTCGATCCCAAGGCCCAAGGCCCCGAGACCTTCCACCACGCCCAGGGCATCGTCGAGTACCTCGGCAAGCTGGTGCAGGTGCGCGGCAAGCCGGCGGTGCACCCCGGGCTGTTCTCGCTCGAGCGCGCCGACGACCCCAAGATCGAGCTCGCGCTGGCGTGGACGGAGTCGACCGAGGACGCGATCTACTCGTTCGTCAACGGCGTGCCGACCCCCGACGGCGGCACCCACGAGCAGGGCCTGCGCAACGCGCTGAACAAGGCCCTGCGCAACTACATGACGACCCACAACCTCGAGCCCAAGGGGCTGACGATCGCGCTCGAGGACATCCGCGAGGGCATGGTCGCGATCCTCTCGACCTACGTGCTCGAGCCACAGTTCCAGAGCCAGACCAAGAACCGCCTCAACAACCCCGAGGTCACCGCGCAGATCGAGACCGCGATCCGTCCGGCGCTCGAGCTGTGGCTGAACGAGAACCGCAGCCGCGCCGAGGGCATCGTCGCGCGCGTGATCGCGTCGGCGCGCGCGCGCGCGGCCTCGCGTGCGGCCAGCCAGAAGGTCTCGCGCAAGACCGCCGGCGGTGTGCGCCTCAACCTGCCGGGCAAACTCGCCGACTGCGGCAGCGACGACCCCCGCAGGAGCGAGCTGTTCATCGTCGAGGGCGACTCCGCCGGTGGCTCGGCCAAGATGGGCCGCGACCGCGAGCACCAGGCGATCCTGCCGCTGCGCGGCAAGGTCCTGAACGCCGAGCAGGCCAGCCTGTCCAAGGTGCTCGAGAACGAAGAGCTCGGCAACGTGGTCAAGGCGCTCGGCTGCGGCATCGGCAAGGAGTTCGAGCTGGAGCGGCTGCGCTACCACAAGATCATCTTGCTGATGGACGCCGACAGCGACGGCCACCACATCGCCACGCTGCTGCTGACCTTCTTCTATCGCTACATGCCGGAGCTCATCCGGCGCGGCCACGTGTTCCTGGCCCAGCCGCCGCTCTACCGCGTCGACATCGGCAAGGACAGCCACTGGGTCTCCGACGATGCTGCGCTGGCGGCGTTGCTGGCCCAGCCCAAGCGCGGCAAGCCCGAGATCCAGCGCTTCAAGGGCCTCGGCGAGATGATGCCGCAGCAGCTCAAGGACACCACGCTCGATCCGCGCAAGCGGCAGCTGGTGCGGGTCGGCATCCGCGACGAGCTCGCCACCGATCGCACCATCAGCGAGCTGATGGGCAAGGACACCCAGGCGCGCTACCAGTTCATCATGGAGCGCGCCGCCGAGGCCGAGGCGCTCGACGTGTGA
- a CDS encoding RNA polymerase sigma factor — MSSAPIGDPSDEELLRAWRAGDDDAAETLMTRHFAPIYRFFRNKLPDEVDEVTQRTFLACVEAADRFRGESSFRGFLLAIARKQLMLALRKKHRAAKVFDPDQLSLHDVDDAAMPSPTGVLAQRESERLLLLALRRLPIDFQITVELFYWEELPIADIAVVLEIAVGTVKSRLGRARAMLREHIEQLAENATLAQNTLTGFDAWAQRLRDDVV; from the coding sequence GTGAGTAGCGCGCCCATCGGCGATCCCAGCGACGAAGAGCTGCTGCGCGCGTGGCGGGCCGGCGACGATGATGCCGCCGAGACGCTGATGACGCGACACTTCGCGCCGATCTACCGCTTCTTCCGCAACAAGCTGCCGGACGAGGTGGACGAGGTCACCCAGCGCACGTTCCTGGCCTGCGTCGAGGCGGCCGACCGCTTCCGCGGTGAGAGCTCGTTTCGCGGCTTCCTGCTCGCGATTGCGCGCAAGCAGCTGATGCTGGCCCTGCGCAAGAAGCACCGCGCGGCCAAGGTCTTCGACCCCGATCAGCTGTCGCTGCACGACGTCGACGATGCCGCGATGCCCTCGCCGACCGGCGTGCTCGCGCAGCGCGAGTCGGAGCGCCTGCTGCTGCTGGCGCTGCGACGGCTACCGATCGACTTCCAGATCACCGTCGAGCTGTTCTACTGGGAGGAGCTGCCGATCGCCGACATCGCGGTCGTGCTCGAGATCGCCGTCGGCACCGTGAAGAGCCGCCTCGGCCGCGCACGCGCGATGCTGCGCGAGCACATCGAGCAGCTGGCCGAGAACGCCACCCTGGCGCAGAACACCCTCACCGGCTTCGACGCCTGGGCCCAGCGGCTGCGCGACGACGTGGTCTGA